A section of the Rossellomorea marisflavi genome encodes:
- a CDS encoding CAP domain-containing protein: MLRIGIILIIFTVFGIYQDQKQENEPLKGPDVQTLEDKDDQLDQSTETPPGERPKTGLSVYIGKNVSEIIKEFGEPDRIDDSAFNYDWWVYNVPDTEYIQFGVRDKKVVSLYAIGNGLDVAPYKLGQKLEDIYRFTIVDSEIVVKSDSGSYQFELNEEDLNTRLLVPLGDLYAQLYLDKFTGELSSIRFMDSETLVAMHPYEMMYRGELAEEVPPSEEEWANVNEANEKQIYAITNIMRKQYGESTLQWDETTANAARGHSREMHDKNYFSHESDAMGSLQDRLDKLGVPYQTAGENIASQYLDGPEAVHGWLNSDGHRKILLDKAFTHIGVGVYKGYYTQNFIKKPDLP, translated from the coding sequence TTGCTTAGGATCGGTATCATTCTTATCATCTTTACCGTGTTTGGAATCTATCAGGATCAAAAACAGGAAAATGAACCGCTCAAGGGTCCGGACGTCCAGACGCTGGAGGACAAAGATGATCAATTGGATCAGTCGACAGAAACCCCGCCTGGAGAAAGACCAAAAACCGGCCTATCCGTTTATATCGGTAAGAACGTCAGTGAAATCATAAAAGAATTCGGAGAACCAGACCGTATAGATGACAGTGCGTTCAATTATGATTGGTGGGTCTACAATGTGCCGGATACGGAATACATACAATTCGGGGTCAGGGACAAGAAGGTGGTATCCCTTTATGCCATCGGGAACGGCCTTGATGTTGCCCCTTATAAACTAGGACAAAAGCTTGAGGACATTTATCGATTCACCATCGTCGACTCTGAAATCGTCGTTAAATCTGATTCCGGATCCTATCAGTTTGAACTGAACGAAGAGGACCTCAATACGAGGCTGTTGGTCCCACTTGGCGATCTTTATGCCCAATTGTATCTGGACAAGTTCACCGGTGAACTATCGAGTATCCGATTCATGGACAGTGAAACCCTTGTTGCGATGCATCCTTATGAAATGATGTATAGGGGAGAACTGGCAGAAGAGGTGCCGCCTTCTGAAGAAGAGTGGGCAAATGTAAACGAAGCGAACGAAAAGCAGATATATGCCATCACGAATATCATGAGGAAGCAATATGGAGAATCCACACTCCAGTGGGATGAAACCACGGCGAACGCCGCCAGGGGCCACAGCAGGGAAATGCACGATAAAAACTACTTTTCCCATGAATCGGATGCCATGGGTTCATTGCAAGACAGACTGGATAAACTGGGTGTCCCTTATCAAACGGCTGGTGAGAATATCGCTTCCCAGTACCTTGATGGTCCTGAAGCCGTGCATGGATGGTTGAATTCGGATGGGCATAGGAAAATCCTTTTGGACAAAGCATTCACCCATATCGGTGTCGGGGTTTACAAAGGGTACTATACCCAGAATTTCATCAAAAAGCCCGATCTACCTTAA
- a CDS encoding PaaI family thioesterase, protein MKEDLAKLLNECMEYASVEDLNSLGQMLAGMRKKQEDGGPLLGGVFGMEWGEEDETLTLTIPITPLTHNSLGIVHGGITATIVDTIMGTLANRVLPSEYGAVTTNLNVHYLAPGTGGELTATAQILHHGTTTMVVEGKVIRSDGKVIAHSTGSFFIFKK, encoded by the coding sequence ATGAAAGAAGATTTAGCGAAGCTTTTGAATGAATGCATGGAATACGCATCAGTGGAGGACCTAAACTCCCTTGGTCAGATGCTGGCGGGCATGAGGAAAAAGCAGGAGGATGGGGGACCTCTCCTTGGGGGCGTATTTGGAATGGAATGGGGAGAAGAGGATGAGACCCTCACGCTCACAATACCCATCACCCCCCTCACCCATAATTCTCTAGGGATCGTGCATGGAGGTATCACGGCCACGATCGTGGATACCATCATGGGTACATTGGCCAATCGGGTGCTCCCTTCAGAGTATGGAGCCGTCACAACCAACCTGAATGTCCATTATCTTGCACCGGGAACAGGCGGTGAATTAACTGCGACAGCACAGATTCTCCATCACGGGACGACGACCATGGTCGTCGAAGGAAAAGTGATCAGGTCAGACGGTAAGGTCATCGCCCACTCGACTGGCTCGTTCTTTATATTCAAGAAATGA
- a CDS encoding YlbD family protein — MGKLHPKVNEFKEFVKKHPKIIKDVRSGQASWQELFEDWYLLGEDDTRWNSYRDKSEQKEEKKAEESKNGWMDQVGEIVKKMDANQLQKHITNLSEALGTVQGVISQFQSGKGDAAPREETPKRPSHPFSFRQD, encoded by the coding sequence GTGGGGAAATTACATCCGAAAGTGAATGAGTTCAAGGAATTCGTCAAGAAACACCCTAAGATCATCAAGGATGTGCGTAGTGGCCAGGCAAGCTGGCAGGAATTGTTCGAAGACTGGTATCTTCTCGGAGAAGATGATACGAGGTGGAACAGCTATAGGGATAAATCCGAGCAGAAAGAAGAAAAGAAAGCAGAGGAATCCAAGAATGGATGGATGGACCAGGTCGGGGAAATCGTCAAGAAAATGGATGCCAATCAGCTGCAGAAGCATATTACCAATCTTAGTGAAGCCCTGGGGACTGTCCAGGGGGTCATCAGTCAGTTTCAATCCGGTAAGGGAGATGCAGCGCCAAGGGAAGAAACACCCAAACGGCCTTCTCACCCGTTTTCATTCAGACAGGATTAA
- a CDS encoding YlbE-like family protein: MRSDIIEYIHASDDLKRYLRDAPQWYRTLSRNPDQLEKFEIASIHHFEKTIPHRVQKFSNGVQMATMMISMFQAMNSG, translated from the coding sequence TTGAGAAGTGATATCATCGAATACATCCACGCAAGCGATGATCTGAAGAGGTATCTTCGGGATGCGCCACAGTGGTACCGTACGCTTTCCAGGAATCCGGATCAGCTGGAAAAGTTTGAGATCGCTTCGATTCATCATTTCGAAAAAACAATCCCCCATCGGGTTCAGAAGTTTTCCAACGGCGTGCAGATGGCCACTATGATGATTTCCATGTTCCAGGCCATGAACAGTGGTTGA
- a CDS encoding YlbF family regulator — MLATIERMEILDTADELSQMILQSEVVEYYRKCLYKMQNNEETQLKVRRFTKMKDLYEEVQRFGRYHPDYKTVMKEIREVKREMDLDDHVAEFRRAENELQDLLDEVSHLIGHSVSTNVKVPSGNPFFSSGGGSCGGGCGSGGSCSCSA, encoded by the coding sequence ATGCTTGCTACTATTGAAAGGATGGAAATCCTGGACACTGCAGATGAACTATCTCAGATGATTTTGCAGTCAGAGGTGGTCGAGTACTATCGCAAGTGTTTATATAAAATGCAAAACAACGAAGAAACGCAGCTCAAGGTAAGACGTTTCACCAAAATGAAGGACCTGTATGAAGAAGTTCAGCGTTTTGGCCGCTATCATCCCGATTATAAAACGGTGATGAAAGAGATCCGTGAGGTCAAGCGGGAAATGGACCTCGATGACCACGTAGCGGAGTTCCGGAGGGCCGAAAACGAACTTCAAGATCTCCTCGATGAAGTCAGTCACTTAATCGGGCATTCGGTTTCAACCAATGTCAAAGTTCCTTCTGGTAATCCCTTCTTTTCTTCAGGGGGAGGCTCCTGCGGGGGTGGCTGTGGATCCGGTGGAAGCTGCAGTTGTTCGGCATAA
- a CDS encoding YlbG family protein, giving the protein MLTERQGLVVYLHSLKHAKSLRRFGNVHYVSRKMKYVVLYCNQEDLQSIMEKISGYSYVKRVDPSHKPFIKSVFENSRPDKAKEYDYKMGF; this is encoded by the coding sequence ATGTTGACGGAGAGACAAGGTTTAGTTGTTTATTTACATAGTCTGAAGCATGCGAAGTCCCTACGGCGCTTCGGAAATGTGCATTACGTTTCAAGGAAGATGAAATATGTGGTCCTGTATTGCAATCAGGAAGATCTCCAAAGCATCATGGAGAAAATTTCGGGATATTCCTATGTGAAGCGGGTTGATCCTTCTCACAAGCCTTTTATCAAGTCCGTGTTTGAGAATTCACGACCGGATAAGGCGAAGGAGTACGATTATAAGATGGGCTTTTAA
- a CDS encoding DUF7147 family protein, with translation MIQRFIELGEGFSDIYELLALAEHNRDRLKHMMAFHTDVKDRAVTSLAVVMEPTTEGGFQAIYICREGVPNPHTLPNKRYSLFEDTAGRLGKTIIEMDVKPSTLYPEKALYYQHLIAILRLNHYIPPLQ, from the coding sequence ATGATTCAACGTTTTATCGAGCTAGGAGAAGGATTTTCTGATATTTATGAGTTGTTGGCACTTGCAGAACACAACCGCGACCGGCTCAAGCATATGATGGCCTTCCATACGGATGTGAAAGACCGCGCCGTGACGTCACTTGCCGTCGTGATGGAGCCCACTACAGAAGGCGGTTTCCAGGCCATTTATATCTGCAGGGAAGGCGTGCCCAATCCACACACCCTACCGAACAAACGATACAGCCTATTTGAAGATACAGCCGGGCGCCTCGGGAAGACGATCATCGAGATGGATGTAAAGCCCTCGACCCTCTATCCTGAAAAAGCTCTCTATTACCAGCATCTGATTGCCATACTCAGATTGAACCATTACATCCCTCCGTTGCAATAG